The Gallus gallus isolate bGalGal1 chromosome 23, bGalGal1.mat.broiler.GRCg7b, whole genome shotgun sequence genome includes a region encoding these proteins:
- the FGR gene encoding proto-oncogene tyrosine-protein kinase Yrk isoform 2 (isoform 2 is encoded by transcript variant 2) gives MGCVHCKEKISGKGQGGSGTGTPAHPPSQYDPDPTQLSGAFTHIPDFNNFHAAAVSPPVPFSGPGFYPCNTLQAHSSITGGGVTLFIALYDYEARTEDDLSFQKGEKFHIINNTEGDWWEARSLSSGATGYIPSNYVAPVDSIQAEEWYFGKIGRKDAERQLLCHGNCRGTFLIRESETTKGAYSLSIRDWDEAKGDHVKHYKIRKLDSGGYYITTRAQFDTIQQLVQHYIECNDGLCHLLTRACPAMKPQTLGLAKDAWEIERESISLDKKLGMGCFGDVWMGTWNGTTKVAVKTLKPGTMSPEAFLEEAQIMKRLRHDKLVQLYAVVSEEPIYIVTEFMSQGSLLDFLKDGDGRYLKLPQLVDMAAQIAAGMAYIERMNYIHRDLRAANILVGDNLVCKIADFGLARLIEDNEYTARQGAKFPIKWTAPEAALFGKFTIKSDVWSFGILLTELVTKGRVPYPGMNNREVLEQVERGYRMQCPGGCPPSLHDVMVQCWKREPEERPTFEYLQSFLEDYFTATEPQYQPGDNQ, from the exons ATGGGCTGTGTGCACTGCAAGGAGAAGATATCCGGCAAGGGGCAGGGGGGGAGCGGCACGGGGACCCCTGCACACCCCCCCTCGCAGTACGACCCCGACCCCACGCAGCTCAGCGGTGCCTTCACCCACATCCCCGACTTCAACAACTTCCACGCTGCGGCCGTGTCCCCCCCTGTGCCCTTCTCAGGGCCGGGCTTCTACCCCTGCAACACACTGCAGGCGCACAGCAGCATCACAG GTGGGGGTGTGACACTCTTCATCGCCCTGTATGACTACGAGGCCAGGACGGAGGACGATCTGAGCTTCCAGAAAGGGGAGAAATTCCACATCATCAACAACAC CGAGGGTGACTGGTGGGAGGCGCGGTCGCTGAGCTCCGGTGCCACGGGCTACATCCCCAGCAACTACGTGGCCCCCGTGGACTCCATCCAGGCAGAGGA GTGGTACTTTGGGAAGATCGGGCGCAAGGACGCAGAGCGGCAGCTCCTGTGCCACGGCAACTGCAGGGGGACCTTCCTCATCCGGGAGAGTGAGACGACGAAAG GTGCCTACTCGCTCTCCATCCGGGACTGGGATGAGGCCAAGGGCGACCACGTGAAGCACTATAAGATCCGCAAGCTGGACAGCGGGGGGTACTACATCACAACGCGGGCACAGTTCGACACCATCCAGCAGCTGGTGCAGCACTACATAG AGTGCAACGACGGGTTGTGCCATCTGCTAACCCGCGCGTGCCCCGCTATGAAGCCTCAGACCCTGGGATTAGCTAAGGACGCCTGGGAGATAGAGCGGGAGTCCATCAGCCTGGACAAGAAGCTCGGCATGGGATGTTTCGGAGACGTGTGGATGG GGACGTGGAACGGCACCACCAAGGTGGCAGTGAAGACGCTGAAGCCGGGCACCATGTCCCCCGAGGCCTtcctggaggaggctcagatCATGAAGCGGCTGCGGCACGACAAGCTGGTGCAGCTCTACGCCGTGGTGTCGGAGGAACCCATCTACATCGTCACCGAGTTCATGAGCCAAG GCAGCTTGCTGGACTTCCTAAAGGACGGGGATGGCCGCTACCTGAAGCTGCCCCAGCTGGTGGACATGGCTGCGCAG ATCGCCGCGGGCATGGCTTACATTGAGCGGATGAACTACATCCACCGGGACCTGCGTGCTGCCAACATCCTGGTGGGTGACAACCTGGTGTGCAAGATCGCCGACTTTGGGCTCGCCCGCCTCATCGAGGACAACGAGTACACGGCGCGCCAGG GTGCCAAATTCCCCATTAAGTGGACAGCCCCGGAGGCAGCCCTGTTTGGGAAGTTCACCATCAAGTCAGACGTGTGGTCCTTCGGCATCCTGCTGACCGAGCTGGTGACCAAAGGCCGGGTGCCCTACCCAG GGATGAACaacagggaggtgctggagcaggtggaGAGGGGGTACCGCATGCAGTGCCCGGGCggctgccccccatccctgcacgATGTGATGGTGCAGTGCTGGAAGCGGGAGCCGGAGGAGCGTCCAACCTTTGAGTACCTTCAGTCCTTCCTCGAGGACTACTTCACAGCCACCGAGCCCCAGTATCAGCCCGGGGACAACCAGTAA
- the FGR gene encoding proto-oncogene tyrosine-protein kinase Yrk isoform X1, which yields MGQGRWVCLSVPPPHRLSLRPSEGDWWEARSLSSGATGYIPSNYVAPVDSIQAEEWYFGKIGRKDAERQLLCHGNCRGTFLIRESETTKGAYSLSIRDWDEAKGDHVKHYKIRKLDSGGYYITTRAQFDTIQQLVQHYIERAAGLCCRLAVPCPKGTPKLADLSVKTKDVWEIPRESLQLLQKLGNGQFGEVWMGTWNGTTKVAVKTLKPGTMSPEAFLEEAQIMKRLRHDKLVQLYAVVSEEPIYIVTEFMSQGSLLDFLKDGDGRYLKLPQLVDMAAQIAAGMAYIERMNYIHRDLRAANILVGDNLVCKIADFGLARLIEDNEYTARQGAKFPIKWTAPEAALFGKFTIKSDVWSFGILLTELVTKGRVPYPGMNNREVLEQVERGYRMQCPGGCPPSLHDVMVQCWKREPEERPTFEYLQSFLEDYFTATEPQYQPGDNQ from the exons atggggcagggcaggtGG GTCTGTCTGTCCGTCCCTCCTCCTCACCGTCTGTCACTCCGTCCCAGCGAGGGTGACTGGTGGGAGGCGCGGTCGCTGAGCTCCGGTGCCACGGGCTACATCCCCAGCAACTACGTGGCCCCCGTGGACTCCATCCAGGCAGAGGA GTGGTACTTTGGGAAGATCGGGCGCAAGGACGCAGAGCGGCAGCTCCTGTGCCACGGCAACTGCAGGGGGACCTTCCTCATCCGGGAGAGTGAGACGACGAAAG GTGCCTACTCGCTCTCCATCCGGGACTGGGATGAGGCCAAGGGCGACCACGTGAAGCACTATAAGATCCGCAAGCTGGACAGCGGGGGGTACTACATCACAACGCGGGCACAGTTCGACACCATCCAGCAGCTGGTGCAGCACTACATAG AGCGGGCGGCCGGGCTGTGCTGCCGCCTGGCCGTGCCGTGCCCCAAAGGGACCCCCAAGCTGGCCGACCTGTCGGTCAAAACCAAAGACGTGTGGGAGATCCCCCGCGAGTccctacagctgctgcagaagttgGGCAACGGGCAGTTCGGGGAAGTGTGGATGG GGACGTGGAACGGCACCACCAAGGTGGCAGTGAAGACGCTGAAGCCGGGCACCATGTCCCCCGAGGCCTtcctggaggaggctcagatCATGAAGCGGCTGCGGCACGACAAGCTGGTGCAGCTCTACGCCGTGGTGTCGGAGGAACCCATCTACATCGTCACCGAGTTCATGAGCCAAG GCAGCTTGCTGGACTTCCTAAAGGACGGGGATGGCCGCTACCTGAAGCTGCCCCAGCTGGTGGACATGGCTGCGCAG ATCGCCGCGGGCATGGCTTACATTGAGCGGATGAACTACATCCACCGGGACCTGCGTGCTGCCAACATCCTGGTGGGTGACAACCTGGTGTGCAAGATCGCCGACTTTGGGCTCGCCCGCCTCATCGAGGACAACGAGTACACGGCGCGCCAGG GTGCCAAATTCCCCATTAAGTGGACAGCCCCGGAGGCAGCCCTGTTTGGGAAGTTCACCATCAAGTCAGACGTGTGGTCCTTCGGCATCCTGCTGACCGAGCTGGTGACCAAAGGCCGGGTGCCCTACCCAG GGATGAACaacagggaggtgctggagcaggtggaGAGGGGGTACCGCATGCAGTGCCCGGGCggctgccccccatccctgcacgATGTGATGGTGCAGTGCTGGAAGCGGGAGCCGGAGGAGCGTCCAACCTTTGAGTACCTTCAGTCCTTCCTCGAGGACTACTTCACAGCCACCGAGCCCCAGTATCAGCCCGGGGACAACCAGTAA
- the FGR gene encoding proto-oncogene tyrosine-protein kinase Yrk isoform 3 (isoform 3 is encoded by transcript variant 3): MGCVHCKEKISGKGQGGSGTGTPAHPPSQYDPDPTQLSGAFTHIPDFNNFHAAAVSPPVPFSGPGFYPCNTLQAHSSITGGGVTLFIALYDYEARTEDDLSFQKGEKFHIINNTEGDWWEARSLSSGATGYIPSNYVAPVDSIQAEEWYFGKIGRKDAERQLLCHGNCRGTFLIRESETTKGAYSLSIRDWDEAKGDHVKHYKIRKLDSGGYYITTRAQFDTIQQLVQHYIGTWNGTTKVAVKTLKPGTMSPEAFLEEAQIMKRLRHDKLVQLYAVVSEEPIYIVTEFMSQGSLLDFLKDGDGRYLKLPQLVDMAAQIAAGMAYIERMNYIHRDLRAANILVGDNLVCKIADFGLARLIEDNEYTARQGAKFPIKWTAPEAALFGKFTIKSDVWSFGILLTELVTKGRVPYPGMNNREVLEQVERGYRMQCPGGCPPSLHDVMVQCWKREPEERPTFEYLQSFLEDYFTATEPQYQPGDNQ, from the exons ATGGGCTGTGTGCACTGCAAGGAGAAGATATCCGGCAAGGGGCAGGGGGGGAGCGGCACGGGGACCCCTGCACACCCCCCCTCGCAGTACGACCCCGACCCCACGCAGCTCAGCGGTGCCTTCACCCACATCCCCGACTTCAACAACTTCCACGCTGCGGCCGTGTCCCCCCCTGTGCCCTTCTCAGGGCCGGGCTTCTACCCCTGCAACACACTGCAGGCGCACAGCAGCATCACAG GTGGGGGTGTGACACTCTTCATCGCCCTGTATGACTACGAGGCCAGGACGGAGGACGATCTGAGCTTCCAGAAAGGGGAGAAATTCCACATCATCAACAACAC CGAGGGTGACTGGTGGGAGGCGCGGTCGCTGAGCTCCGGTGCCACGGGCTACATCCCCAGCAACTACGTGGCCCCCGTGGACTCCATCCAGGCAGAGGA GTGGTACTTTGGGAAGATCGGGCGCAAGGACGCAGAGCGGCAGCTCCTGTGCCACGGCAACTGCAGGGGGACCTTCCTCATCCGGGAGAGTGAGACGACGAAAG GTGCCTACTCGCTCTCCATCCGGGACTGGGATGAGGCCAAGGGCGACCACGTGAAGCACTATAAGATCCGCAAGCTGGACAGCGGGGGGTACTACATCACAACGCGGGCACAGTTCGACACCATCCAGCAGCTGGTGCAGCACTACATAG GGACGTGGAACGGCACCACCAAGGTGGCAGTGAAGACGCTGAAGCCGGGCACCATGTCCCCCGAGGCCTtcctggaggaggctcagatCATGAAGCGGCTGCGGCACGACAAGCTGGTGCAGCTCTACGCCGTGGTGTCGGAGGAACCCATCTACATCGTCACCGAGTTCATGAGCCAAG GCAGCTTGCTGGACTTCCTAAAGGACGGGGATGGCCGCTACCTGAAGCTGCCCCAGCTGGTGGACATGGCTGCGCAG ATCGCCGCGGGCATGGCTTACATTGAGCGGATGAACTACATCCACCGGGACCTGCGTGCTGCCAACATCCTGGTGGGTGACAACCTGGTGTGCAAGATCGCCGACTTTGGGCTCGCCCGCCTCATCGAGGACAACGAGTACACGGCGCGCCAGG GTGCCAAATTCCCCATTAAGTGGACAGCCCCGGAGGCAGCCCTGTTTGGGAAGTTCACCATCAAGTCAGACGTGTGGTCCTTCGGCATCCTGCTGACCGAGCTGGTGACCAAAGGCCGGGTGCCCTACCCAG GGATGAACaacagggaggtgctggagcaggtggaGAGGGGGTACCGCATGCAGTGCCCGGGCggctgccccccatccctgcacgATGTGATGGTGCAGTGCTGGAAGCGGGAGCCGGAGGAGCGTCCAACCTTTGAGTACCTTCAGTCCTTCCTCGAGGACTACTTCACAGCCACCGAGCCCCAGTATCAGCCCGGGGACAACCAGTAA
- the FGR gene encoding proto-oncogene tyrosine-protein kinase Yrk isoform 1 (isoform 1 is encoded by transcript variant 1), whose product MGCVHCKEKISGKGQGGSGTGTPAHPPSQYDPDPTQLSGAFTHIPDFNNFHAAAVSPPVPFSGPGFYPCNTLQAHSSITGGGVTLFIALYDYEARTEDDLSFQKGEKFHIINNTEGDWWEARSLSSGATGYIPSNYVAPVDSIQAEEWYFGKIGRKDAERQLLCHGNCRGTFLIRESETTKGAYSLSIRDWDEAKGDHVKHYKIRKLDSGGYYITTRAQFDTIQQLVQHYIERAAGLCCRLAVPCPKGTPKLADLSVKTKDVWEIPRESLQLLQKLGNGQFGEVWMGTWNGTTKVAVKTLKPGTMSPEAFLEEAQIMKRLRHDKLVQLYAVVSEEPIYIVTEFMSQGSLLDFLKDGDGRYLKLPQLVDMAAQIAAGMAYIERMNYIHRDLRAANILVGDNLVCKIADFGLARLIEDNEYTARQGAKFPIKWTAPEAALFGKFTIKSDVWSFGILLTELVTKGRVPYPGMNNREVLEQVERGYRMQCPGGCPPSLHDVMVQCWKREPEERPTFEYLQSFLEDYFTATEPQYQPGDNQ is encoded by the exons ATGGGCTGTGTGCACTGCAAGGAGAAGATATCCGGCAAGGGGCAGGGGGGGAGCGGCACGGGGACCCCTGCACACCCCCCCTCGCAGTACGACCCCGACCCCACGCAGCTCAGCGGTGCCTTCACCCACATCCCCGACTTCAACAACTTCCACGCTGCGGCCGTGTCCCCCCCTGTGCCCTTCTCAGGGCCGGGCTTCTACCCCTGCAACACACTGCAGGCGCACAGCAGCATCACAG GTGGGGGTGTGACACTCTTCATCGCCCTGTATGACTACGAGGCCAGGACGGAGGACGATCTGAGCTTCCAGAAAGGGGAGAAATTCCACATCATCAACAACAC CGAGGGTGACTGGTGGGAGGCGCGGTCGCTGAGCTCCGGTGCCACGGGCTACATCCCCAGCAACTACGTGGCCCCCGTGGACTCCATCCAGGCAGAGGA GTGGTACTTTGGGAAGATCGGGCGCAAGGACGCAGAGCGGCAGCTCCTGTGCCACGGCAACTGCAGGGGGACCTTCCTCATCCGGGAGAGTGAGACGACGAAAG GTGCCTACTCGCTCTCCATCCGGGACTGGGATGAGGCCAAGGGCGACCACGTGAAGCACTATAAGATCCGCAAGCTGGACAGCGGGGGGTACTACATCACAACGCGGGCACAGTTCGACACCATCCAGCAGCTGGTGCAGCACTACATAG AGCGGGCGGCCGGGCTGTGCTGCCGCCTGGCCGTGCCGTGCCCCAAAGGGACCCCCAAGCTGGCCGACCTGTCGGTCAAAACCAAAGACGTGTGGGAGATCCCCCGCGAGTccctacagctgctgcagaagttgGGCAACGGGCAGTTCGGGGAAGTGTGGATGG GGACGTGGAACGGCACCACCAAGGTGGCAGTGAAGACGCTGAAGCCGGGCACCATGTCCCCCGAGGCCTtcctggaggaggctcagatCATGAAGCGGCTGCGGCACGACAAGCTGGTGCAGCTCTACGCCGTGGTGTCGGAGGAACCCATCTACATCGTCACCGAGTTCATGAGCCAAG GCAGCTTGCTGGACTTCCTAAAGGACGGGGATGGCCGCTACCTGAAGCTGCCCCAGCTGGTGGACATGGCTGCGCAG ATCGCCGCGGGCATGGCTTACATTGAGCGGATGAACTACATCCACCGGGACCTGCGTGCTGCCAACATCCTGGTGGGTGACAACCTGGTGTGCAAGATCGCCGACTTTGGGCTCGCCCGCCTCATCGAGGACAACGAGTACACGGCGCGCCAGG GTGCCAAATTCCCCATTAAGTGGACAGCCCCGGAGGCAGCCCTGTTTGGGAAGTTCACCATCAAGTCAGACGTGTGGTCCTTCGGCATCCTGCTGACCGAGCTGGTGACCAAAGGCCGGGTGCCCTACCCAG GGATGAACaacagggaggtgctggagcaggtggaGAGGGGGTACCGCATGCAGTGCCCGGGCggctgccccccatccctgcacgATGTGATGGTGCAGTGCTGGAAGCGGGAGCCGGAGGAGCGTCCAACCTTTGAGTACCTTCAGTCCTTCCTCGAGGACTACTTCACAGCCACCGAGCCCCAGTATCAGCCCGGGGACAACCAGTAA
- the LOC100857883 gene encoding digestive cysteine proteinase 1 isoform X1 gives MMGVLRWLVAAALGSSVRGHHDALSHPHPHFGSIYHVRGVISLPYAEIEEPFEAWYNLTGNMSRIQYYGGQVITYQLAGVKPYGMRYKITPETTEKEVNARKCFQLPGSKEDVVKAQSVFPSLDGFKFLREEYYQGRYCAVWQNITHWEQKKNVYTLWVTNSSCGVAPVHYEMRGYNSLLGSHYDKYEISYTEFDNSFPPSVFDIPVNETKKCGLLPGSVAEHRVLANPMEDLVGRHRPWAHAVFHHYRRRFGRQYGSAREMEHRQRIFVHNMRFVHSKNRAALSYSLALNHLADRTPQEMAALRGRRRSGDPNHGLPFPAEHYTGIILPESLDWRMYGAVTPVKDQAVCGSCWSFATTGAMEGALFLKTGVLTPLSQQVLIDCSWGFGNYACDGGEEWRAYEWIKKHGGIASTESYGTYKGQNGLCHYNQSEMLAKITGYVNVTSGNITAVKTAIYKHGPVAVSIDASHKTFSFYSNGIYYEPKCANKPGQLDHAVLAVGYGVLQGETYWLIKNSWSTYWGNDGYILMAMKDNNCGVATEATYPILA, from the exons ATGATGGGTGTGCTGCGCTGGCTCGTGGCCGCTGCGCTCGGCAGCTCCGTGCGGG GGCACCATGATGCGCTCTCCCATCCGCACCCCCACTTTGGCTCCATCTACCACGTGAGAG GGGTTATCAGTCTGCCCTATGCTGAAATCGAGGAGCCCTTCGAAGCCTGGTACAACCTGACGGGGAACATGAGCCGGATCCAGTATTACGGGG GGCAGGTGATCACATACCAGCTGGCCGGGGTGAAGCCCTATGGGATGCGCTACAAGATCACCCCCGAGACCACCGAGAAGGAGGTGAACGCTCGGAAATGCTTCCAGCTGCCCGGCTCCAAAGAGGACGTGGTCAAAGCTCAGAGTGTATTCCCCAGCTTGGATGGCTTCAAG tTCCTGCGGGAGGAGTACTACCAGGGCCGGTACTGCGCCGTGTGGCAGAACATCACCCACTGGGAGCAGAAGAAGAACGTCTACACGCTGTGGGTGACCAACTCCAGCTGCGGGGTGGCCCCGGTGCACTACGAGATGCGGGGCTACAACAGCCTGCTGGGCTCCCACTATGACAAGTATGAGATCTCCTACACCGAGTTCGACAACAGCTTCCCTCCGTCCGTCTTCGACATCCCGGTGAACG AGACGAAGAAATGCGGGCTGCTGCCGGGGAGCGTGGCAGAGCACCGTGTGCTGGCAAACCCCATGGAGGACCTGGTGGGGCGGCACCGACCGTGGGCACACGCGGTGTTCCACCACTACCGCCGGCGCTTCGGGCGGCAGTACGGCTCAGCACGGGAGATGGAGCACCGGCAGCGCATCTTCGTGCACAACATGAG gtTCGTGCACTCCAAGAACCGCGCCGCGCTCTCCTACTCGCTGGCGCTGAACCACCTGGCTGACCGCACGCCCCAGGAGATGGCTGCGCTGCGGGGCCGGCGCCGGAGCGGGGACCCCAACCATGGGCTGCCCTTCCCTGCTGAGCACTACACCGGAATCATCCTGCCTGAGAGCCTGGACTGGAGGATGTATG GCGCGGTCACCCCCGTGAAGGACCAGGCTGTGTGCGGGTCCTGCTGGAGCTTCGCCACCACGGGCGCCATGGAGGGCGCCCTCTTCCTCAAG ACCGGCGTGCTGACCCCACTGTCCCAACAAGTCCTCATTGACTGCTCCTGGGGCTTTGGGAACTACGCGTGTGATGGGGGTGAGGAGTGGCGAGCCTACGAGTGGATCAAGAAGCACGGCGGCATCGCCAGCACCGAGTCCTACGGCACCTACAAGGGGCAG AACGGCTTGTGCCACTACAACCAGTCTGAGATGCTGGCCAAGATCACGGGCTACGTCAATGTCACCTCGGGCAACATCACAGCGGTCAAAACTGCCATCTACAAGCACGGCCCCGTGGCTGTCAGCATCGATGCCTCGCACAAGACCTTCTCCTTCTATTCCAATGGGATCTACTATGAGCCCAAGTGCG CAAACAAGCCAGGACAGCTGGACCACGCCGTGCTGGCTGTGGGCTACGGCGTCCTGCAGGGAGAGACCTACTGGCTCATCAAGAACTCCTGGTCCACCTACTGGGGCAACGACGGCTACATCCTCATGGCCATGAAGGACAACAACTGTGGCGTGGCCACCGAGGCCACCTACCCCATCCTGGCCTAA
- the LOC100857883 gene encoding digestive cysteine proteinase 1 isoform X2 translates to MRYKITPETTEKEVNARKCFQLPGSKEDVVKAQSVFPSLDGFKFLREEYYQGRYCAVWQNITHWEQKKNVYTLWVTNSSCGVAPVHYEMRGYNSLLGSHYDKYEISYTEFDNSFPPSVFDIPVNETKKCGLLPGSVAEHRVLANPMEDLVGRHRPWAHAVFHHYRRRFGRQYGSAREMEHRQRIFVHNMRFVHSKNRAALSYSLALNHLADRTPQEMAALRGRRRSGDPNHGLPFPAEHYTGIILPESLDWRMYGAVTPVKDQAVCGSCWSFATTGAMEGALFLKTGVLTPLSQQVLIDCSWGFGNYACDGGEEWRAYEWIKKHGGIASTESYGTYKGQNGLCHYNQSEMLAKITGYVNVTSGNITAVKTAIYKHGPVAVSIDASHKTFSFYSNGIYYEPKCANKPGQLDHAVLAVGYGVLQGETYWLIKNSWSTYWGNDGYILMAMKDNNCGVATEATYPILA, encoded by the exons ATGCGCTACAAGATCACCCCCGAGACCACCGAGAAGGAGGTGAACGCTCGGAAATGCTTCCAGCTGCCCGGCTCCAAAGAGGACGTGGTCAAAGCTCAGAGTGTATTCCCCAGCTTGGATGGCTTCAAG tTCCTGCGGGAGGAGTACTACCAGGGCCGGTACTGCGCCGTGTGGCAGAACATCACCCACTGGGAGCAGAAGAAGAACGTCTACACGCTGTGGGTGACCAACTCCAGCTGCGGGGTGGCCCCGGTGCACTACGAGATGCGGGGCTACAACAGCCTGCTGGGCTCCCACTATGACAAGTATGAGATCTCCTACACCGAGTTCGACAACAGCTTCCCTCCGTCCGTCTTCGACATCCCGGTGAACG AGACGAAGAAATGCGGGCTGCTGCCGGGGAGCGTGGCAGAGCACCGTGTGCTGGCAAACCCCATGGAGGACCTGGTGGGGCGGCACCGACCGTGGGCACACGCGGTGTTCCACCACTACCGCCGGCGCTTCGGGCGGCAGTACGGCTCAGCACGGGAGATGGAGCACCGGCAGCGCATCTTCGTGCACAACATGAG gtTCGTGCACTCCAAGAACCGCGCCGCGCTCTCCTACTCGCTGGCGCTGAACCACCTGGCTGACCGCACGCCCCAGGAGATGGCTGCGCTGCGGGGCCGGCGCCGGAGCGGGGACCCCAACCATGGGCTGCCCTTCCCTGCTGAGCACTACACCGGAATCATCCTGCCTGAGAGCCTGGACTGGAGGATGTATG GCGCGGTCACCCCCGTGAAGGACCAGGCTGTGTGCGGGTCCTGCTGGAGCTTCGCCACCACGGGCGCCATGGAGGGCGCCCTCTTCCTCAAG ACCGGCGTGCTGACCCCACTGTCCCAACAAGTCCTCATTGACTGCTCCTGGGGCTTTGGGAACTACGCGTGTGATGGGGGTGAGGAGTGGCGAGCCTACGAGTGGATCAAGAAGCACGGCGGCATCGCCAGCACCGAGTCCTACGGCACCTACAAGGGGCAG AACGGCTTGTGCCACTACAACCAGTCTGAGATGCTGGCCAAGATCACGGGCTACGTCAATGTCACCTCGGGCAACATCACAGCGGTCAAAACTGCCATCTACAAGCACGGCCCCGTGGCTGTCAGCATCGATGCCTCGCACAAGACCTTCTCCTTCTATTCCAATGGGATCTACTATGAGCCCAAGTGCG CAAACAAGCCAGGACAGCTGGACCACGCCGTGCTGGCTGTGGGCTACGGCGTCCTGCAGGGAGAGACCTACTGGCTCATCAAGAACTCCTGGTCCACCTACTGGGGCAACGACGGCTACATCCTCATGGCCATGAAGGACAACAACTGTGGCGTGGCCACCGAGGCCACCTACCCCATCCTGGCCTAA